A stretch of the Papaver somniferum cultivar HN1 chromosome 6, ASM357369v1, whole genome shotgun sequence genome encodes the following:
- the LOC113291544 gene encoding uncharacterized protein LOC113291544 yields the protein MAQWWYNTSFHTSLKITPFKALYGYAPPQFGVSSVAQGVHLDVDDYIEQGQSMKHLLKGDLEEAQHRIKSQADKIRTERSFVVGDWVYLRLQPYRQTSVQRRRNFKLSAKFFRPYQIKAKVGQVAYKLKLPADSKIHPTFHVSQLKPKLGEGTLTQTTLPQLSKEGDMKIRPLQVLDTRVIKKNNCSVKQVLIQWEGMVNSEATWEDKKSIEVQFPKVIL from the coding sequence ATGGCAcaatggtggtacaacaccagtTTCCATACAAGCTTAAAGATCACACCATTTAAGGCCTTGTATGGATATGCACCACCACAGTTTGGGGTCTCTTCAGTAGCACAAGGAGTTCATCTTGATGTAGATGACTACATAGAGCAGGGGCAATCCATGAAACATCTATTGAAGGGAGATTTGGAAGAAGCTCAACATAGAATCAAAAGCCAAGCTGATAAGATAAGGACAGAGAGGTCATTTGTAGTGGGAGATTGGGTATATTTAAGGTTACAACCATATAGACAGACTTCAGTCCAACGGAGAAGGAATTTTAAGCTATCAGCTAAATTCTTTAGGCCTTATCAGATTAAAGCAAAAGTTGGCCAAGTGGCCTATAAACTTAAGTTACCAGCTGATTCCAAAATCCACCCAACCTTTCATGTCTCACAACTGAAACCCAAGCTAGGGGAAGGAACCTTGACACAAACAACTCTACCTCAGCTGTCTAAGGAAGGAGATATGAAGATAAGACCCTTACAGGTGCTAGACACAAGAGTTATCAAGAAGAATAACTGCTCAGTCAAGCAAGTATTGATTCAATGGGAAGGAATGGTAAACTCTGAAGCTACTTGGGAAGACAAGAAGTCCATAGAGGTGCAGTTTCCAAAAGTGATTCTTTAG